In a genomic window of Octopus bimaculoides isolate UCB-OBI-ISO-001 chromosome 25, ASM119413v2, whole genome shotgun sequence:
- the LOC106884429 gene encoding uncharacterized protein LOC106884429, translating to MCVCVFTTVLVFAWKMPPNVKKFTRFIERSFIDFLMWCCTLKTYESEEDSVSYTDLNVLSEPYGNIPTRSSTETILKIIQISGQEIVCSATSESVTSEDTKSIHDPNVKAVSISDSKHLPSLDQEVVQYLTMDIWKPDNYGNDDNNDDDGNVKNPKIRGCMFGDRTGNINEENIEEIELGEEIHSGRCHDTHKVSLCVSQI from the exons atgtgtgtatgtgtgtttacaactGTTTTAGTTTTTGCTTGGAAAATGCCACCCAATGTTAAAAAATTCACCCGCTTTATCGAACGATCTTTCATCGATTTTTTGATGTGGTGTTGCACCCTGAAAACCTATGAATCCGAGGAAGATAGTGTTTCTTATACAGACTTAAATGTATTGTCTGAACCATACGGAAATATTCCTACACGTTCAAGCACAGAAACTATTTTGAAGATTATTCAGATTTCAGGTCAAGAAATCGTCTGTAGTGCAACTTCAGAATCTGTTACTTCGGAAGACACAAAATCCATTCACGATCCAAACGTAAAAGCCGTGTCTATATCAGACTCAAAACATCTTCCCTCATTAGACCAAGAAGTGGTTCAATATCTAACGATGGACATATGGAAGCCAGAcaattatggtaatgatgataataatgatgatgatggcaatgtgaAAAACCCTAAGATTCGCGGATGTATGTTTGGTGATCGGACTGGCAATATTAACGAGGAAAACATCGAGGAAATAGAGCTAGGCGAGGAG ATCCACTCTGGTCGTTGTCATGATACACATAAGGTTTCTTTATGTGTATCACaaatttaa